Proteins encoded within one genomic window of Triticum aestivum cultivar Chinese Spring chromosome 2D, IWGSC CS RefSeq v2.1, whole genome shotgun sequence:
- the LOC123053639 gene encoding pentatricopeptide repeat-containing protein At2g15630, mitochondrial — MAPPTSPAAVAAAARAAPTPAAALALFKSALSADPALSPLAVLPHLSATPSLPHLLLTASIAGRPHTTSLSLYSRLKSLSLPIPTATLHPLLSSLPSAPAFVLFADIFRLRLPLSTTTFNIMLRHLCSSGKPVRALELLRQMPSPNAVTYNTVIAGFCARGRVQAGLDIMREMRERTGIAPDKYTYATVISGWCKVGKVEEAAKVFDEMLAEGEVEPNPMMYNSLIGAYCDRGNLEAALRCREEMVARGVSMTVATYNLFVHALFMEGRAAEAHALVEEMGGKGLAPDAFTYNILINGYCKEGKEKKAMKMFEHMAAKGIRTTVVTYTSLIYALSKKGMVEEADRLFDEAVRRGIRPDLVMYNALINSHCTGGDMDRAFEIMGEMAKKRITPDDVTYNTLMRGLCLLGRLDEARGLIDKMTKRGIKPDLVSYNTLISGYSMKGDIKDALKVRDEMIDKGFNPTLLTYNAMIQGLCKNGQGDDAEELVKEMVGNGITPDDSTYISLIEGLTTEDERLAAEDAVKA; from the coding sequence ATGGCGCCGCCCACCTCCCCCGCGGCCGTCGCGGCGGCCGCCCGCGCGGCGCCCACTCCGGCCGCGGCGCTCGCGCTCTTCAAATCTGCGCTGTCCGCCGACCCGGCGCTCTCCCCGCTCGCCGTGCTGCCGCACCTCTCCGCCACCCCGTCGCTGCCCCACCTGCTCCTCACCGCCTCAATCGCCGGCCGCCCGCACACCACCTCGCTCAGCCTCTACTCGCGGCTCAAGTCTCTCTCCCTCCCCATCCCCACCGCCACGCTCCAcccgctcctctcctccctcccctccGCCCCCGCCTTCGTCCTCTTCGCCGACATcttccgcctccgcctcccgctctcCACCACCACCTTCAACATCATGTTGCGCCACCTCTGCTCCTCCGGCAAGCCCGTCCGCGCGCTGGAGCTCCTCCGACAGATGCCCAGCCCCAACGCCGTCACGTACAACACCGTCATCGCCGGGTTCTGCGCCCGCGGCCGCGTCCAGGCGGGGCTGGATATCATGCGGGAGATGCGGGAGCGGACCGGTATTGCGCCCGACAAGTACACCTACGCCACGGTTATCTCCGGGTGGTGCAAGGTCGGCAAGGTCGAGGAAGCAGccaaggtgttcgacgaaatgctggCTGAGGGAGAGGTGGAGCCAAATCCGATGATGTACAACTCGTTGATAGGCGCATACTGTGACCGGGGAAATCTGGAGGCCGCGCTGCGTTGCCGGGAAGAAATGGTAGCGAGGGGGGTTTCCATGACTGTCGCGACATACAATTTGTTTGTGCACGCGTTGTTCATGGAAGGGCGTGCTGCGGAGGCGCATGCATTGGTTGAGGAGATGGGTGGAAAGGGGCTTGCACCAGATGCGTTCACGTACAATATATTGATCAACGGTTACTGCAAAGAGGGTAAGGAGAAGAAAGCAATGAAGATGTTTGAACATATGGCTGCGAAAGGGATTCGTACGACCGTGGTGACCTATACGTCATTGATATATGCCTTGTCTAAGAAGGGGATGGTTGAGGAGGCCGATAGGCTGTTTGATGAGGCTGTGAGGAGAGGCATCAGGCCTGACCTTGTCATGTACAATGCCCTGATCAATAGCCACTGCACTGGTGGTGATATGGACCGGGCATTTGAGATCATGGGAGAAATGGCGAAGAAGAGGATCACACCTGATGACGTGACATACAATACTCTAATGAGGGGGCTGTGCTTGCTGGGGCGTCTTGATGAAGCGCGTGGGCTCATTGACAAGATGACAAAGAGGGGTATCAAGCCAGACCTTGTCAGTTACAACACCCTGATTAGCGGCTACAGCATGAAGGGTGACATCAAGGATGCTCTGAAGGTTCGAGATGAGATGATAGACAAGGGGTTCAACCCAACACTTTTGACATATAATGCAATGATACAAGGGCTCTGCAAGAATGGCCAGGGAGACGATGCCGAGGAGCTGGTGAAAGAAATGGTGGGCAATGGCATCACCCCTGATGACAGTACATATATTTCACTGATCGAGGGACTTACCACTGAGGACGAGCGGCTGGCCGCAGAAGATGCTGTAAAAGCGTGA